Proteins found in one Cynocephalus volans isolate mCynVol1 chromosome 18, mCynVol1.pri, whole genome shotgun sequence genomic segment:
- the AGT gene encoding angiotensinogen, whose protein sequence is MAPGSVTLRAAVLCLLAWAGLAAGDRVYIHPFHLLVHSKSSCDQLEKASAETPTDPTFVPVPIQTQTPPVDEEALCHQLALAAEKLGTEDRLRATKVGMLVNFMGFRMYKMLSETWSGAGGAVLSPTALFGTLASFYLGALDPTASRLQALLGVPGEDLGCTSRLDGHKVLSALQTIQGLLVASGGAGGRAQLQLTTVVGLFTAPSLRLKQPFMQGLALHTPVVLPRSLDWSVDPDLAAEKMDRFVQAVTGWKMHRPPSGISADSTLLFNTYVHFQGKMKGFSLLAGPQEFWVDNSTSVSVPMLSGAGTFQHWSDAQNNFSVTRVPLSGSAGLLLVRPHRASDLDRVEAVAFQHDFVSWVKNLSPRAIRLTLPQLVLRGSYDLQDLLAQAKLPTLLGTKANLGRISDDADLRVGQVLNSVLFELMADERVQPTESVQQPTGPVALEVTLDSPFLFAVHERESTALHFMGRVANPLSTA, encoded by the exons ATGGCTCCTGGCAGCGTGACCCTGAGGGCTGCCGTCCTCTGCCTCCTGGCCTGGGCCGGCCTGGCTGCGGGTGACCGCGTGTACATACACCCCTTCCACCTCCTCGTCCACAGCAAGAGCAGCTGCGACCAGCTGGAGAAGGCCAGCGCAGAGACACCCACGGACCCCACCTTCGTGCCGGTGCCGATTCAGACCCAGACGCCCCCCGTGGACGAGGAGGCCCTGTGCCACCAGCTGGCACTGGCTGCCGAGAAGCTGGGGACTGAAGACAGGCTGCGGGCCACCAAGGTTGGGATGCTCGTCAACTTCATGGGCTTCCGCATGTACAAGATGCTGAGCGAGACCTGGAGCGGGGCCGGCGGGGCCGTCCTGTCCCCCACGGCTCTCTTCGGCACCCTGGCCTCTTTCTACCTGGGGGCCCTGGACCCCACGGCCAGCAGGCTTCAGGCGCTCCTGGGCGTTCCTGGAGAGGACCTGGGCTGCACCTCCCGGCTGGATGGGCACAAGGTCCTCTCTGCCCTGCAGACCATCCAGGGCCTGCTGGTCGCCTCGGGTGGCGCCGGTGGCCGGGCCCAGCTGCAGTTGACCACCGTGGTGGGCCTGTTCACGGCCCCCAGCCTGCGCCTGAAGCAGCCCTTCATGCAGGGCCTGGCCCTGCACACCCCCGTCGTCCTCCCGCGCTCTCTGGACTGGTCCGTGGACCCGGACCTCGCTGCCGAGAAGATGGACAGGTTCGTGCAGGCCGTGACCGGGTGGAAAATGCACAGGCCCCCGTCGGGAATCAGCGCAGACAGCACCCTGCTTTTCAACACCTACGTCCACTTCCAAG GGAAGATGAAGGGCTTCTCCCTGCTGGCTGGACCCCAGGAGTTTTGGGTGGACAACAGCACGTCGGTGTCCGTCCCCATGCTCTCAGGCGCGGGCACCTTCCAGCACTGGAGCGACGCCCAGAACAACTTCTCGGTCACTCGCGTGCCCCTGAGCGGGAGCGCCGGCCTGCTGCTGGTCCGGCCCCACCGCGCCTCCGACCTGGACAGGGTGGAGGCTGTCGCCTTCCAGCACGACTTCGTGAGCTGGGTGAAGAACCTGTCTCCCCG GGCCATCCGCCTGACCCTGCCCCAGCTGGTGCTGCGAGGCTCCTACGACCTGCAAGACCTGCTCGCCCAGGCCAAGCTGCCCACCCTGCTGGGCACCAAGGCGAACCTGGGCAGAATCAGTGATGACGCCGACCTCCGAGTGGGCCAG GTGCTGAACAGTGTCCTGTTTGAGCTCATGGCGGACGAGAGAGTGCAGCCCACAGAGTCTGTCCAGCAGCCCACCGGGCCCGTGGCCCTGGAGGTGACCCTGGACAGCCCGTTCCTGTTTGCTGTGCACGAGCGAGAGTCCACCGCCCTGCACTTCATGGGCCGCGTGGCCAACCCGCTGAGCACGGCGTGA